The Colius striatus isolate bColStr4 chromosome 23, bColStr4.1.hap1, whole genome shotgun sequence genome segment GGGCCCGGCAGCACCGCAGTGCCCTCTCCTGGCCCTGCCAAGCGCCAAATCCAAGCGGGttcatgtgctgctgctgggatctGCTTTTCTGAATAGGTTGTGGTCACTGAAGCAGcgggaaaagaaaatatctcagCGCTTTTCTGCCCAAACAGCTGCGGGAGCAAAGCCCTTCACCCGGGTACCCTTGGCATCCGTGATGTGCCACGAAGGCAAGAGAGAATGCATGCTCCTCCTTAGGCTACCTGAAACATCTCTGCTAcacagagacaggaaaaaaagcaggggAGGACTCACAACATCATCACACCTTCTGCTGTGGTATTCAGAGCACTTTGGgcaaaagcagctttgctctgaCTCTGTCCAGAGGTGATCACTCCTAGGTGCCAGCAGATatgctgctttctctttcccatAGCCCATCACTCCTAGGTGCCAGCAGATatgctgctttctctttcccatAGCCCATCACTCCTAGGTGCCAGCAGATatgctgctttctctttcccatAGCCCATCACTTTCATCCTCACTTTATGCATGTGTTCCTCCACTCCTGCCACCAATGTTTATTCCCACCTCGGAGGAAGATaagctctgcagacagcactTGATTTGTGGAGTATGGCCTTTGGACAGGCCTTGGAAGTGAGAACTGCAGAAAGATGCTGCAGACCTCCCTCTGCATTTTTCTAGCAGCAAGGACCTACACCAGTGCCTCTGGCCAACTGCATCTTCTCTCTGTGCCAGGAAGCTCTCCTATTTCCACCTGCAACAGCTGCTTTCCAGGGTGTTATTGAAGTGCATCAAGAAGAAGGACTTGTCTTTGGAAAGGCAAACGTGCTGCAGTGCTGTTCTCTTCTAGCAGCGAGATCCTGCTGGGACAGAGATGCGCAGCCAGGAGCTGCACGACGTGCAtccatccctgcagcagccgcagccccggCGCTGCGCATCGCCTGCCCGGGACGCCTCGGCCAGCAGAGCCGCGCTCCGACAGCGCCCACCTGTGGAGGCCGGAGGATCTGCAGGGTCCCCAGCCCCGGCCAGGACCAATCCCAGCCCCGGGCAGGGGCTCCGTCCCCGCGCAGCCGCCCCTCATCCTCGGGCGACTCAGCCCCCGCAGCCTGACCCGTGCTGCTGACCGTGGGTCCGTGTCCCCATCATTTCAAGCGTTTTGCCTCATGTTGCAATGCTAAAATCCGTTTCCCTTCTCCCCCACCAGTGATCAATGCAAACAGGCTCCTCCTTGGTGATGGTTTGGGAGGGTTGTGCACCACACTGCTTCCCCAGGGTGGGCTGGGAATAGCTGCTCAGTCGAGTGCTGCCCAGGGGActggggaagggctgagatGTCCCTGTGATCCAGGCAACCCTGAgactccctccctgcagccctgtgcaggaggCAGTGGTGGAAACAGGCTGGGAGCAGAAGGGCACACAGCCACCCCACCATCCTCCCTGCTCTGACAGCTCCCTCGCCCCACAGCTGCTTTAACTCAGCAAGCAgggccccagccccacagtgtCCTGCTGCAGCAACACTACCCTGACAGGGAAAAACCAGCCATTTCAGCTTCCCCAGAAGTCACAGCTCTGGGGACCAGGGGGTAAAAGTCACTTTGGCTGCTCAGGTAGAGAACGGCTGAGGCTGCAGAAACTCTTTGCCTCATATCTGCATTCACCACACTAGGGGGAATCAGCACTCCACagctctccctccagcagccacagagctgggaagctcTGAGCTGGCTCCAAACTGCTGCCCTCATCTCCCCTCGGCTGTAGCTGCAGTGAGATGCTTCACTCTGGCTGCTGGACCCAGCCAATCCTCCTGTCACCTCTGCAGAACCCCCCTCAAGAGACCCCACCAGCAAAGGGCAGGCTCATCCTGCCTCATACCTGCTCCTATTCCACCTCCCCAGAGCTTGAGATGGGTCAAAGCCATCTCCAGCTCTTTTTCTCCATCCAATGTGGACAGCCTCAGCGTGGTCCTGCACCTCAAACACAAGTGCTGTGTTAAAACAGAATGTTCACTCCCATCCATGGGTCTTCAGTGTCCTCCTAGGTGCAGGCCTGGGACTTGCCCCTGAGGGAACAATTCTTAACCAGGAACAACTGGATCACACACAGATTAGGATGCACAGAACAACCTTTTAGGCCAgggatgcttttaaaaaaatcagtttattttACCTTACAAATgataaataatttgttttttaaaaaagaatcattTCAAGTGTGTTTTACTTCATGTTGCAATATCAAAAtacccttcccttccccccccttAATGATcaatacaaaaataattgtGACCAAATCATTTTTTGTGTCAAAAATTCCTGTATTTTAGGCAAAAAGGCACATTGTGAAGGCTTTTCACCAGAGGTACAGGGGTTCACAACGACCCCAAACAgcctctttcccctccctccttgcTCTGACTTCAGTGGACGAGGACACAGGAACCAGGCAGCACTCCTGCAAGTGCTTTTTGTCCAAGTATATACCAGGGCCAAAATCAGCTTGAGTGTTGTCCCTGTTTTACATGTTTCACAAGGCACAGCAAAGCAGTACAATTATCCAAGGGCTGCTTCTGCATAGCTGGCAGAGTAGTACACAAAACCAGACGTTGATGTAAAGTGTTATCTTCACAATGACAGTGTGAACCCACCTGGGATCATCCTCCCCCCTTGCAACCACTTTAGGATGTTTCTTTCTCAGTGGGAGAGTCACAGGACCAACACAAAAAGCTGGGTCTTCACTACTCTAAACAGGGATGAATTGGAGCCCCAATCAACAGCCCTTTAggggcagaagtcattgctggGATAAACCCCCCATTGCATCTTCTTGCCACAGGAAGGATAAAACAGCTAGACACTAGAATAAGCTACAGGCAGGCTCCTGCTTTGGGTAGGTTTTGTACCTTCCTTGCTCAGGGTATGTGGTCCTAGAAATCATCTGTTTTCCACTTGGGAAATGCTGTCACCAAGAGGTGAGGTCAGTGAAGGGGCAGAGATGTCTGACAACTCACGCTATCGTGACCctttctctccctgccctgcccacccATCAGGATGCTGGAGGCTGGTAACTGATCAGAGCTGCCCTCTTTCACATCTGCTAGCTCCAGAGCAAGGCAAAATACACCCAGCCCAGTACTTCACCCCAGAAATCTGTGTCTCCTACTGCTTCCAGGAAGCCAGGTCTCCAATCAGCTGGCAGGAGAGTACCAACAAGCAGCGATTGAGCCTGCTTATCACAGTGTGAGGCAGTGTCAGGCAGGGAAGGAGTCATGGGGAGCCAGAAGGAAAGGCACACACGCAGAGCTCTCCTGGCACAAGGCACCGCTGGGAACCACAATCCTTCTTTGGAGCAAGCAGCTCCAGGAGGCCCTTCGCATCAGAAATGGTGGCAGGGAGCTATTGAGCTGCCCCCTTTGAAGAGATCTGTCCTGGCTCTGCTAGGTCTCCTCATCCCAGAGACAGAGCTGCTTCTGTGGCACATAGTAATCGAAGGTGTAGCCCTTCTGGCAGCTGCGGATGCCACACTTGTAAGAGGAAAGCTTGCCGCCGGCGTCGCGGCTGCGGCAGTACTTGAGCATGCAGGGGTACCACTCGATGCTCAGCGAGTAGCTGCAGATGCAGGGCTTCCAGCGGTctgcacacagcctgcagcGCTGCAGGTCAGGCAGGTCAGATGTCTGGGGCAGGACCTCGAACATGGAGCCATCCACACCtgaggagaaagcagagagatgCTGCTCGGGGCACTGCTGGCGCAGAGAGCCaccacagcagtgctgctgtctggGGAGGCTCCGGGCCAGTCAAGGAGGTTTAAGTGAAACGTGTGTTTCCAGGGGCTGTTTGGACACCAGACTGAGTAGGAACTATGGGAGCAGAAAGGGCCCTGGGGACAGTGGGCCAAAAAGTCCATCACACGTGTCTTTTGGGTTGATGGGCCAGGTGAAAGGTTACCTTGAAAACACCCACTTCACATGGGGAGCACCGCCAAAGCAAGGCTGACAAACACATCCCTGCCACACGCCACACAAGTGGTACAGATGCATTAAAGACAGTGAATGAGAAGCCAAAGTGATCTGTGCTTAGCACCAGAGAGCTGGCAGGTAACATCAGAGCAGAatgccaacctcctgacaggAGCAGCTCCAGTGAAACCAAAGGAAACGTACCTTTCTCCAGCCAGAACTTGACATCTTCTTCTCGGGTGTAAATGGCTTCTTTGGCCTCTGCACAGACATTGTGGATGTGAGAGCTCAGCTGGGCCCCCTTGCTGAAGTTGACAGCTACATCCATGCTGAGGTGCTCCAGGCCCCGCAT includes the following:
- the OAF gene encoding out at first protein homolog; amino-acid sequence: MRGPRARLPALPALLWLALAPLPGAPGPAARAELRVRVRLPGGQVTEESLQADSRADCVSLELRTADGALVTLTADFRQEVKIFRALILGELERGQSQFQALCFVTRLHRNEIIPSESMAKLRQKNPRTVRQAEEMRGLEHLSMDVAVNFSKGAQLSSHIHNVCAEAKEAIYTREEDVKFWLEKGVDGSMFEVLPQTSDLPDLQRCRLCADRWKPCICSYSLSIEWYPCMLKYCRSRDAGGKLSSYKCGIRSCQKGYTFDYYVPQKQLCLWDEET